A genomic region of Desulfosarcina ovata subsp. ovata contains the following coding sequences:
- the cysQ gene encoding 3'(2'),5'-bisphosphate nucleotidase CysQ: protein MENRSSWLYCAISGALAAGRAILDVYGSSDMGIEKKNDDSPLTRADRRAHEIILAAIGDLGIPVLSEEGRDIAHEERSQWQQMWIVDPLDGTKEFIKRNGEFTVNIALAENGTPTMGVIFVPVADTLYFADTQSGAYKIDSCGDLAGTMSPSGGASALSALLERADRLPLPRDESRPFTIMGSRSHATPELQAYVETMRQTHADLAFISAGSSLKICRVAEGRADIYPRLGPTMEWDTAAGQAIATASGAQVIRHDDGTPLRYNKENLLNPWFIVKRE from the coding sequence ATGGAAAATCGATCAAGCTGGCTGTATTGCGCAATATCCGGCGCCCTGGCGGCAGGCAGGGCAATTCTCGACGTATACGGGTCATCGGACATGGGCATTGAGAAAAAAAACGATGATTCTCCCCTCACCCGGGCGGACCGCCGCGCCCATGAGATCATCCTGGCTGCCATCGGCGACCTGGGGATTCCCGTTCTCAGTGAGGAGGGGCGGGACATCGCCCATGAAGAACGCAGTCAGTGGCAACAAATGTGGATCGTCGATCCCCTGGACGGCACCAAGGAGTTTATCAAACGCAACGGAGAGTTCACCGTCAACATCGCCCTGGCCGAAAACGGAACGCCCACCATGGGTGTCATTTTCGTCCCTGTGGCCGACACCTTGTATTTCGCCGACACTCAGTCCGGTGCCTATAAAATCGATTCCTGCGGAGATCTTGCCGGTACAATGAGTCCCTCCGGAGGAGCAAGTGCGCTCTCGGCATTGCTGGAAAGAGCCGACCGCCTACCGCTGCCCCGCGACGAATCGCGCCCCTTTACTATCATGGGTAGCCGCTCCCATGCCACACCTGAACTTCAGGCTTATGTGGAAACCATGCGTCAAACCCATGCCGACCTGGCATTTATTTCAGCTGGCAGTTCTCTGAAAATTTGCCGCGTGGCCGAAGGCCGGGCAGACATATACCCCAGGCTGGGGCCCACCATGGAATGGGATACCGCTGCCGGTCAGGCCATCGCCACGGCCAGTGGCGCCCAGGTGATCCG
- a CDS encoding methyl-accepting chemotaxis protein has product MNIRNKFLLPTILLIIVGMGVSATISYVKSKNALSNALLENIQQRTRSTATNLESWIKDRQLDLRSWSHEEIYAKATKTSIIGKAARISANEKLARLQAEYGYYEDICLAGEDGMVIAANAEKIVGKINVKDREYYKAAMAGNTYVSDVSLSRNSGNPVFFVSTPVQDNKQIKGVLFGVVSITQFSKQFIDNIKVGQSGYAFAVNENGFVIAHPDRSKIMKENINKYDFGKQMLAQKNGLLNYTYSGAQKELAFKAIKEQGWIVAVNVPEAEILAPVKSLGMINLMVAVVVIAVATVLIYFVTSTVVKPINRVVAGLQDAAEGDGDLTKRIDINSTDEVGELALWFNTFIEKIQRIIADVAQNAQNLTTASKELATIAEHLSESVDRTSGKTITVSAASEQMSTTISSAAGIMDETASNLNIVASGAEEMTATISEIAGNTEKGRQIAEEAVGQTTHATNQIEELGNAAMQIGKVVETITEISEQVNLLALNATIEAARAGEAGKGFAVVANEIKELAKQTAAASGEIKLQIEGIQNSTQGTVTEINSIAKVVGTVNELVSTIAAAVEEQSVTTKDIAGNVAKASEGMGEVNTTIAESSEAANSIAADITDVTQAADEMTNVSAQVNASSKDLFELAETLNVMVKQFRV; this is encoded by the coding sequence ATGAACATCCGCAATAAATTCCTGCTACCGACCATTTTGCTAATCATCGTTGGGATGGGGGTGTCGGCAACAATTTCGTATGTCAAATCCAAAAACGCCCTCAGCAATGCGTTGTTGGAAAACATCCAACAGCGGACCCGCTCAACGGCAACCAACCTTGAATCCTGGATCAAGGATCGCCAGCTTGATCTGAGAAGCTGGTCCCATGAGGAAATTTATGCCAAGGCGACCAAAACATCGATCATCGGCAAGGCGGCCCGGATTTCGGCCAACGAAAAATTAGCCCGCCTGCAGGCTGAATATGGGTATTATGAAGACATCTGCCTGGCAGGGGAAGATGGCATGGTAATCGCGGCCAATGCAGAAAAAATAGTCGGCAAGATCAATGTCAAAGATCGTGAATACTACAAAGCCGCCATGGCGGGCAACACTTATGTATCCGATGTTTCCCTCAGTCGTAACTCGGGAAATCCGGTCTTTTTTGTGTCCACGCCGGTGCAAGACAATAAACAGATCAAAGGTGTCCTGTTCGGCGTGGTGAGCATCACCCAGTTCAGCAAGCAATTTATCGATAACATCAAGGTTGGCCAAAGCGGATATGCTTTTGCCGTAAACGAGAACGGCTTTGTCATTGCCCATCCCGACAGATCCAAGATCATGAAGGAGAATATAAACAAATATGATTTCGGCAAGCAAATGCTGGCTCAAAAAAATGGTCTCCTTAACTACACATATAGTGGCGCCCAAAAAGAGCTTGCCTTTAAAGCCATCAAGGAACAGGGGTGGATCGTTGCAGTCAATGTTCCTGAAGCCGAAATCCTCGCCCCGGTGAAAAGCCTGGGGATGATAAACCTGATGGTGGCTGTTGTGGTCATCGCCGTTGCCACGGTGCTGATCTACTTTGTCACCTCCACGGTGGTCAAGCCCATCAACCGGGTGGTTGCCGGCCTGCAGGATGCCGCAGAAGGTGACGGCGACCTGACCAAGCGCATCGATATCAACAGCACCGACGAAGTCGGCGAGTTGGCCCTCTGGTTTAACACCTTCATCGAAAAGATTCAGCGCATCATTGCTGACGTCGCCCAAAACGCCCAAAATCTGACCACCGCTTCAAAGGAGCTGGCCACCATCGCCGAGCATCTTTCCGAAAGCGTGGACCGGACCTCCGGCAAAACCATAACCGTGTCCGCCGCCAGCGAGCAAATGAGCACCACCATCTCATCGGCCGCCGGAATCATGGATGAAACCGCCAGCAACCTGAACATCGTCGCCTCAGGGGCGGAAGAGATGACCGCGACTATCAGCGAAATCGCCGGCAACACGGAAAAAGGCCGCCAGATCGCCGAGGAAGCAGTTGGCCAGACCACCCATGCCACCAATCAGATCGAAGAGCTGGGCAATGCCGCCATGCAGATCGGCAAGGTGGTCGAAACCATCACCGAGATTTCTGAGCAGGTCAACCTTCTGGCACTGAACGCCACCATCGAGGCGGCCCGGGCCGGTGAAGCCGGAAAGGGATTTGCCGTGGTTGCCAACGAGATCAAAGAACTGGCCAAGCAGACGGCGGCGGCCTCCGGTGAGATCAAACTGCAAATAGAGGGTATTCAGAATTCCACCCAGGGCACGGTGACCGAAATCAACAGCATCGCCAAAGTAGTGGGCACAGTCAATGAACTCGTGTCTACCATCGCCGCGGCCGTGGAAGAGCAATCGGTAACCACCAAGGATATCGCCGGCAACGTGGCCAAGGCGTCTGAAGGTATGGGCGAAGTAAACACCACCATCGCTGAAAGCTCGGAGGCGGCCAATTCCATCGCCGCCGATATCACCGATGTCACCCAGGCCGCCGATGAGATGACCAATGTCAGTGCCCAGGTCAATGCCAGTTCCAAGGATCTGTTTGAACTTGCCGAAACCCTTAACGTCATGGTCAAACAGTTTAGGGTCTGA
- a CDS encoding cache domain-containing protein translates to MAIAVLFSFSHAHADDGKATPEDVYNLVLKAYEVIGTLGEESFPAFNDPKGEFVYKDTYVYVQRCPSEMMAHPFALDKLKGLDLDKKFEFNSRLCKASEQADGGWEQYYWPKPGETEPSRKVAYGIKVEGTPYTIFAGIYSDTAKIEELNKTLR, encoded by the coding sequence TTGGCAATTGCGGTTTTATTTTCCTTTTCCCATGCGCACGCGGACGACGGCAAAGCGACGCCCGAGGATGTTTACAATCTGGTTTTAAAAGCCTACGAGGTGATCGGTACGTTGGGTGAAGAATCATTCCCAGCGTTTAACGACCCCAAGGGAGAGTTCGTCTATAAGGACACCTATGTTTATGTTCAGCGTTGCCCCAGTGAAATGATGGCCCACCCGTTTGCTCTGGACAAGCTGAAAGGCCTCGATCTTGACAAAAAGTTTGAATTTAACTCGAGGCTCTGCAAGGCCAGCGAACAAGCCGATGGGGGGTGGGAACAATACTACTGGCCGAAACCGGGTGAAACCGAACCGTCCCGCAAAGTGGCTTATGGCATCAAAGTCGAAGGAACACCATATACCATCTTTGCCGGTATATACAGTGATACGGCCAAAATCGAAGAATTGAATAAAACACTGCGCTAG
- a CDS encoding transposase, producing the protein MHHKDIKAQIRKQLKTQFPNWHRLTRKEKKEIARQVLEQVIENYDSSKEIATPVPDLIGLSDQQPTEGIMTVDQMAEFVAEHQSNPLLRLYGKHSSHPAIKDIELQYIDSLIDDRIVNKILAPDGYKPAIRYLFPCNMLRAEILKAIKYPEISYRKFCGDDKTYENHKETSPYIGMENKQNRAFIGLSLNRSEMINHVQMSQFRSSLSFTQMINLNVYILCLLQSKGLLDSFNVHFVDSTELAVDRQYLLAKFKIGNQNIRIYDDIDCDCGKRRNKRDKSVYVVGYRMHALAAINPENGQSIPLISLLAPANHHDSNFTLPLIQLGKAIGLDLKLITADEAYHDKDGSLLAQTGVHVIAPPNRKVTLPSNVDPETYQVTCGDFCEIAMDYVGSDSQGHEFKCAALPGQCSRMPVCPQCRRIEFDSGCFQPIPHATKGVSQAIDLRKNGERVFNLLKKREGLDYARVRGQHNIFAQSIFANAATLLIEMAGTRSTRPHLDRQLELLSAA; encoded by the coding sequence GTGCATCATAAAGATATCAAGGCTCAGATTCGTAAGCAACTGAAAACGCAATTTCCTAACTGGCATCGTCTCACACGAAAGGAAAAGAAGGAAATTGCGCGTCAAGTATTGGAGCAAGTCATTGAAAATTATGATTCTTCCAAAGAAATTGCTACGCCAGTGCCAGATCTGATTGGCCTATCGGATCAGCAACCAACCGAAGGAATCATGACGGTAGATCAGATGGCTGAATTTGTTGCCGAACACCAGTCCAACCCATTGTTAAGACTCTATGGAAAGCACAGCTCTCATCCAGCCATTAAGGATATTGAACTGCAATACATCGACTCATTGATCGATGACCGTATCGTTAACAAAATTCTCGCCCCCGATGGATACAAACCGGCCATCCGTTATCTTTTTCCGTGTAACATGCTTCGAGCCGAGATATTGAAAGCCATCAAATACCCGGAAATCAGTTATCGTAAATTCTGTGGCGATGACAAAACTTACGAAAATCACAAAGAAACAAGCCCTTACATAGGGATGGAGAACAAACAGAATCGTGCTTTCATTGGCCTATCCTTGAACCGCAGTGAAATGATCAATCACGTTCAGATGTCTCAATTCCGGTCTTCGCTTTCGTTCACGCAGATGATCAATCTGAATGTGTACATTCTATGTTTGCTTCAGAGCAAGGGACTGTTGGATTCCTTCAACGTTCATTTTGTCGACTCTACGGAACTGGCCGTTGATCGCCAGTATTTGCTGGCAAAGTTTAAAATCGGCAACCAAAACATTCGGATTTACGACGACATTGATTGCGATTGCGGCAAGCGGCGTAACAAGCGCGACAAATCGGTCTACGTGGTCGGTTATCGGATGCATGCACTGGCAGCGATCAATCCGGAAAATGGGCAAAGCATTCCATTGATCTCATTGTTGGCTCCGGCAAATCATCACGACAGCAATTTTACGCTACCCTTAATCCAATTGGGAAAAGCCATTGGCTTGGACTTGAAGTTGATTACGGCGGATGAAGCCTACCATGATAAAGATGGCTCTTTACTCGCGCAAACCGGGGTTCATGTAATCGCACCACCGAACCGGAAAGTCACGCTGCCGAGTAATGTCGACCCTGAAACATACCAGGTAACTTGTGGCGATTTTTGTGAAATCGCGATGGATTATGTCGGTAGCGATTCACAGGGTCATGAATTCAAGTGCGCGGCTCTTCCGGGACAATGTTCACGAATGCCGGTCTGTCCGCAGTGCCGTCGTATCGAGTTTGATTCCGGCTGTTTCCAACCGATTCCGCATGCCACGAAAGGAGTATCGCAAGCGATAGATCTGCGTAAGAACGGTGAGCGAGTTTTCAACCTTCTAAAAAAACGAGAAGGTCTGGATTATGCGCGAGTTAGGGGGCAACACAACATATTTGCTCAATCAATTTTTGCAAATGCGGCCACGTTGCTGATAGAGATGGCTGGCACGAGGAGTACTCGTCCACATCTTGATCGGCAATTGGAGCTATTATCAGCTGCCTAA
- the hutH gene encoding histidine ammonia-lyase produces MQPLLLDKETISIEDLVTVARMDRLVDVSTSGEARVAKTSALIERWVKEKRVIYGITTGFGALCNVTISEKDTRRLQENILMSHAAGVGEPLPEPVVRAIMALRVHDLSLGYSGCRMETIRYLLAFLNQGVTPVVPEKGSVGASGDLAPTAHLGLVLIGKGEAFFRGERIPGDEALSRIGLNPLRLSAGEGLALINGTQVMTAIGALVVNDAVRLSKMADIACAMTLEVLMGSNSEFDPRIHQVRPHPGQLATADNMLRLTAESQIIDSHQGCARVQDAYTLRCAPQIHGASKDAVAHARRVIDIEINATTTNPLIFPDTEEFRLGGNFHGQPVAMAADYLSMGLAELGSVSERRIERLVNPQLSELPAFLIKEGGINSGYMLGQYAAAALVSENKVLAHPACVDSIPTSANKEDHVSMGTIAIRQSREILTNVESVIAIELLCAAQAYDLLTETRKLIAGRGTREAYRVIRRHVPYMDRDRELYKDIQTMRNVLRSGEILDAVEAAVGRIKVEK; encoded by the coding sequence ATGCAACCGCTGCTGCTGGATAAAGAAACTATTAGCATCGAGGATCTGGTGACTGTCGCCCGGATGGATCGATTGGTCGACGTTTCCACTTCCGGAGAAGCCCGGGTGGCAAAAACCAGTGCCCTGATCGAACGCTGGGTCAAAGAGAAACGGGTAATCTACGGCATCACCACCGGATTCGGAGCCCTGTGCAATGTGACCATTTCCGAAAAGGATACCCGCCGGTTGCAGGAGAACATCCTCATGAGCCATGCCGCCGGTGTGGGCGAACCGCTGCCAGAGCCGGTGGTACGCGCCATCATGGCCCTGCGTGTGCACGACCTGAGCCTGGGCTACTCCGGTTGCCGCATGGAGACCATCCGCTACCTGCTGGCATTTCTCAATCAAGGGGTGACGCCGGTGGTACCGGAAAAGGGGTCGGTGGGCGCCAGTGGCGATCTTGCACCCACCGCGCATCTGGGACTGGTGCTGATCGGAAAGGGTGAGGCTTTTTTTCGCGGCGAACGCATCCCCGGTGACGAGGCGCTTTCCCGTATCGGACTGAACCCGCTTCGGCTGTCCGCCGGCGAGGGGCTGGCGCTGATCAACGGCACCCAGGTAATGACGGCCATCGGCGCCCTGGTGGTCAATGACGCGGTGCGGCTTTCCAAAATGGCCGACATCGCCTGTGCCATGACCCTGGAAGTACTCATGGGTTCAAACAGCGAGTTCGACCCGCGGATTCACCAGGTCCGTCCCCATCCGGGGCAGTTGGCCACGGCCGACAACATGCTGCGCCTGACCGCAGAGAGCCAGATCATCGATTCTCATCAGGGCTGTGCCCGGGTGCAGGACGCCTATACCCTGCGTTGTGCGCCCCAGATTCACGGTGCCAGCAAGGATGCCGTGGCCCATGCCCGCCGGGTGATCGACATCGAGATCAATGCCACCACCACCAATCCACTGATCTTTCCGGATACCGAGGAGTTCCGCCTGGGGGGCAATTTTCACGGGCAGCCCGTGGCCATGGCGGCGGACTACCTCTCCATGGGTCTGGCGGAACTGGGCAGTGTTTCGGAACGGCGCATCGAGCGGCTGGTCAACCCGCAACTCAGCGAACTGCCCGCCTTTCTGATAAAGGAAGGGGGAATCAACTCCGGCTATATGCTCGGCCAGTATGCCGCCGCGGCCTTGGTTTCGGAAAACAAGGTACTGGCCCATCCGGCCTGTGTGGATTCCATCCCCACCTCTGCCAACAAGGAAGACCACGTCAGCATGGGCACCATTGCCATCCGCCAGAGCCGAGAAATTCTCACCAATGTGGAGAGTGTGATCGCCATCGAACTGCTCTGCGCGGCACAAGCCTATGACCTGCTCACCGAAACACGCAAACTGATCGCTGGCCGGGGAACCCGCGAGGCCTATCGGGTGATTCGCCGCCACGTCCCCTACATGGACCGGGATCGTGAACTGTACAAAGACATTCAGACCATGCGGAATGTCCTGCGCAGCGGTGAAATTCTCGATGCCGTGGAGGCGGCGGTGGGACGCATCAAGGTAGAGAAGTAG
- a CDS encoding tetratricopeptide repeat protein translates to MHRTIPLWRAIGLAVAFFCSAMPATAAPLSPGQPGPEFTLNDAQGTPFVLSALKDHQMAVLYFFDAASRPSQEGLAYLNNLKKRFFDNNLVVWAITMSPADAVTRYIKQTTPAFPVLLDPGEVSTQYGARTILPFVCVMGPNRQVLDVFQGGGKSTEVLLVRLAERTLNRKQHDVAKAISDTVIAKNPKNMAAKAVKGYAEIDSGNLDKAEALFQEVATASGDGEVIGKEGLSAVYAQKGEDDKALALADQVTRKAPQRSLAHLVKADVLYRQNKKDAAETELKTATGKTEVPPHQQAVALNRYGRFLASMGKNEQARELYDRAVAVDPYLVEATANKGMSYQREGRWDQALAAYQKASATSTDAADAITNLLARKAQEMVALQKDAEKRKEIDRLVKDLAARYRSQKLKPVKEIDGWTSRPLVFSFVDFEEKGGLADRDGMATILTAQLADHLNASGRVKVVDRVVLNQLLAELNLGSSDLADPDTALRLGRVMAARIMGTGSLFIIPGDTLINLRLVDTETSAIAKTLTRQLGPESGWSKALLRLNRDILSAIVNQYPLKGFVVRASGDQALINLGSNQGMVQGTVLDVIEESAPIEYKGRKLQGLPKVVARLEVVSVEPDLCYAQVVNKKRDLKRDDKVKENTSSI, encoded by the coding sequence ATGCACAGGACAATCCCATTGTGGCGGGCCATCGGGTTGGCCGTGGCCTTCTTTTGCTCTGCAATGCCAGCGACCGCTGCGCCGCTGAGCCCTGGCCAGCCAGGCCCCGAATTTACCTTGAACGATGCCCAGGGAACGCCTTTCGTGCTCTCCGCATTGAAGGATCACCAGATGGCGGTGCTCTACTTTTTTGATGCGGCATCCCGGCCCAGCCAGGAGGGGCTGGCCTATCTGAACAACCTGAAAAAGCGCTTTTTTGATAACAATCTGGTGGTCTGGGCCATTACCATGAGCCCGGCCGATGCCGTTACCCGCTACATCAAACAGACCACGCCGGCGTTTCCGGTTCTGCTCGATCCCGGTGAAGTCAGCACCCAGTACGGTGCCCGCACCATTTTGCCCTTTGTCTGTGTCATGGGACCGAATCGTCAGGTGCTGGATGTGTTTCAGGGGGGCGGGAAAAGCACCGAGGTCCTTCTGGTGCGTCTGGCGGAACGGACCCTGAATCGCAAACAGCATGACGTGGCCAAGGCAATCAGCGATACGGTCATCGCCAAGAATCCGAAAAACATGGCTGCCAAGGCGGTCAAGGGGTATGCGGAGATCGATTCGGGCAACCTGGACAAGGCCGAAGCCCTGTTCCAGGAGGTGGCCACCGCTTCGGGTGACGGCGAGGTGATCGGCAAGGAGGGGCTGAGCGCCGTGTACGCGCAAAAGGGCGAGGACGACAAGGCGCTGGCACTGGCCGACCAGGTGACCCGCAAGGCACCGCAGCGCAGCCTGGCCCATTTGGTCAAAGCCGACGTGCTCTACCGCCAGAACAAAAAAGATGCGGCCGAGACGGAATTGAAAACGGCGACCGGCAAAACGGAAGTTCCTCCCCACCAGCAGGCCGTGGCCCTGAACCGTTACGGCCGGTTTCTGGCCAGTATGGGTAAAAACGAACAGGCCCGCGAATTGTATGACCGGGCCGTGGCGGTGGATCCCTATCTCGTTGAAGCCACGGCCAACAAGGGGATGTCCTATCAGCGGGAAGGGCGGTGGGATCAGGCCCTGGCCGCCTACCAGAAAGCATCTGCCACCAGTACCGATGCTGCCGACGCCATTACCAATCTTCTGGCCCGCAAAGCCCAGGAGATGGTTGCCTTGCAGAAAGATGCCGAAAAACGCAAAGAGATCGACCGGCTGGTCAAAGACCTGGCCGCGCGCTACCGCAGCCAGAAACTGAAGCCGGTCAAAGAGATCGATGGGTGGACATCCCGGCCGCTGGTCTTCTCTTTTGTCGACTTTGAAGAGAAAGGCGGCCTGGCCGACCGGGACGGCATGGCGACCATCCTCACCGCCCAACTGGCCGATCACCTGAACGCCTCCGGCCGGGTCAAGGTCGTGGACCGCGTGGTGCTGAACCAGTTGCTGGCGGAACTCAATCTGGGATCTTCGGACCTGGCCGACCCCGACACGGCCCTGCGCCTGGGGCGGGTCATGGCGGCCCGCATCATGGGCACCGGCAGCCTGTTCATCATTCCCGGCGACACCCTGATCAATCTGCGCCTGGTGGACACGGAAACATCGGCCATCGCCAAAACCCTAACCCGGCAGCTGGGCCCGGAATCGGGATGGAGCAAAGCACTGCTGCGGTTGAATCGCGACATCCTCAGCGCCATTGTCAACCAATACCCGCTTAAGGGGTTCGTCGTTCGGGCATCCGGCGACCAGGCCCTGATCAACCTGGGCAGCAACCAGGGCATGGTGCAGGGCACCGTCCTGGATGTCATCGAAGAGAGCGCACCCATCGAGTACAAGGGACGCAAACTGCAGGGATTGCCCAAGGTGGTGGCACGCCTGGAGGTGGTCAGCGTAGAGCCGGACCTCTGCTATGCACAGGTGGTCAATAAAAAACGGGATCTGAAAAGAGATGACAAGGTTAAGGAGAATACATCGTCGATTTAA
- a CDS encoding S1C family serine protease yields MIRRIAIACLAAMLVVIPPAAAMEGTPCPDMGNRFPAPANEIEQVIADWLGGQGFMVRQASVGSGEFHLSARTSREGWDIRVRPQSALAASVAAIYHGPRPAADACRQLRESIDGYLLDAAPAPSQQVQQPCIPKVVREKTETVVCILANTKTHEIQFSGFVIDPDGLVLCTAHNLTDHQAVSVIFSDGTRMPGTIAGLDLGRDLALIACKASDLPFVSLADSRNLLDRGEPIFSIGCPNNLGITLAPGTINGPPRRMGPHPLWQVDMQIYPGSSGSPVFDGQGRLVAMVKGRYRGTTSVGFLTPVETMFAFLLKEIGSETEASRSTATGGKQVTAH; encoded by the coding sequence GTGATCCGTCGCATTGCCATTGCCTGCCTGGCGGCGATGCTGGTTGTCATACCACCCGCAGCGGCCATGGAGGGTACCCCCTGTCCGGATATGGGCAACCGTTTTCCGGCACCAGCCAATGAGATCGAGCAGGTTATTGCCGATTGGCTGGGCGGTCAGGGATTTATGGTCAGGCAGGCGTCGGTCGGATCCGGAGAATTTCACCTGTCTGCACGAACATCCAGGGAGGGGTGGGACATCCGTGTCCGGCCGCAATCGGCCCTGGCTGCCAGCGTAGCGGCGATATACCATGGCCCACGGCCAGCGGCGGACGCCTGCCGCCAGTTGCGTGAATCGATTGACGGCTACCTTCTGGATGCAGCTCCGGCGCCGTCCCAGCAGGTTCAGCAACCGTGCATCCCCAAGGTGGTGCGGGAAAAGACCGAAACCGTGGTCTGCATCCTGGCCAATACAAAAACGCACGAAATTCAGTTCTCCGGCTTCGTGATCGATCCGGACGGGCTGGTGCTTTGCACCGCCCATAACCTTACCGATCACCAGGCGGTCTCGGTCATCTTCTCCGATGGGACCCGCATGCCGGGTACCATCGCCGGACTGGACCTTGGCCGGGACCTGGCCCTGATCGCATGCAAAGCCAGCGATCTGCCATTCGTTTCCCTTGCCGACAGCCGGAATCTGCTTGACCGGGGGGAGCCGATCTTCTCCATCGGCTGCCCCAACAACCTGGGCATTACCCTCGCCCCGGGGACCATCAACGGTCCGCCCCGGCGAATGGGGCCCCACCCCCTGTGGCAGGTGGACATGCAGATCTACCCGGGCAGCAGCGGCAGTCCGGTGTTTGACGGCCAGGGGCGCCTGGTGGCCATGGTCAAAGGGCGATACCGGGGTACCACGTCAGTGGGTTTTCTGACCCCCGTGGAAACCATGTTTGCTTTTCTGCTAAAGGAAATCGGAAGCGAAACCGAGGCATCCCGGTCGACGGCAACCGGCGGTAAACAAGTTACCGCGCATTAA